CAGAGGCTGCTTCCCAGGGCTGCTCTAGCCAAACGCCTTGTGAGGCCAGAGGATCTATACCGAGCATGGTATGGGAGATGGGGAAGGTGATGGTCGGCCGCCCAGTCATCCTCCAGCGGCTGCAGAGGTACGAGAGGTCTGTCCTCAGCATCTCCACAATCATCTTGTTGTCGAGAGCCAGGTAGAACTGCTGCTGGTCTATGAACTGCAGGGACAGCGGAAGATGTGAGTGGCCCTTCCTGCAGCTGCCAGGTCCCTTGGTGCCACCCACATCTTCCCACAGGTGCTCAGCCAGGCCAGCCTCACAGTGCACCCAGGGGAGATGCTCCTTTGCACCGACAGCTCATCCCACCTTACCTGGTAGGTGCCAGTACAGTCTAGCAAGGGACCCTCAAGCACCAGGGCAGCTACTGGCCACTAACTATGAGGAGGTAACaccacagctcagcagcagcatcacccAGGCCTCATACAGATGGTCTGTGCTGTGCCTACCCCAAGTGAATATGCACTTTCCACAGTGCCAGGCTTGCAACGCTGCTTGTCCCTGCACTATGCTGGACATGGAACAGAGGGATCCCTGTCCTGCCATCAGCCTCCTCCTGGTGTCCTTGTCAGGGTGAGCAAAGAGATTTTCACCCAACACTGATCATCAGAAGGCTGAAACCATCTCCTCCTAGCACGCACACAGCCAGGACCACCAACTCTGCTGCTTCCCTCCACGGAGCTGGGGCTGCTCCACTCTCCCAGGCTGTTCAGAGGGTGTTAGGCCACCCCTGAGAACAACTCGAGTGCTCAGCCAGTGGAGAAACCTCCTGCCCAGTTCCAGATCGCATGACAGCTGGGAACGAGCCCATGCAATGCCACCTACCTGCGGGGTAAAGGTAAAGATGTTCTTCCTGATGTTGTAGAGCTTGGAGGTCCCAAGGACACCCATGTGCCGATAGGGCCGTCCTGTCAGGCACATCTGCTTGTTGCGGCCTAgcgggggggcaggaggaggacttTTTAGTGCAAGTCTTCTCACAAAAGCggatgcagcagcagagacaggcGTCTGTGCTACCAGCCAGCAGGAAAAGGCTGGTTTGTGGTTGGGGTGCCCCAGGACCCTGTGTTGAGCTGGCACAGCTCTAAGGGATGGTGATGctctgtcccccagccctgcccatgTGGCTAGAGACACCCAGGCCATCCCCAGGGACTCTTGCTGAAACAGGGACATACAGCCTGTCCTGACCTCTGCAACAAAGACCTCCATGTCTTTGGGGATGTCAGAAGCTGGGGCAGGGCCAGGGGTACCCACCTGCACAGGGCTGGCCCCCAAAGCTGACAGCTCTATCAGCATTCTCATTGCTCCTGGATTACTCCCAGAGCCCAGGATGgtacagcagcagcatcaccccTTGGTCATGTcagccctggcagctgccaggctgctccCCTGTCCCCTTTGCCCATGTCACACTTGGCCTTTTGGTGGCTTAAATTAGCCAGTGCACGCAGCCTACAGGGGATCAGGTTTCCCCTTTGGCCCAGGCTGGGTCTCCAGCTCCCGCACAAGCCCCATGCCCGAGGGGCTGCAGCATGCAGAGCTCTGAGCACACCCTCCCTTCACTCAGCCCTGACAACCCTCCAACAACAGTCATCCCACCTGAGCTACAGGCTCCCTCAGCCAAGGACTGCCAGGGGACCCTTCTCTGGGATCCAGCTTGCCACCCCAATTGACATCTGGGTAGAGGAACGAAAGCTGGCTCCTGCCCACACCAAGTCCATCCTGTATAGATCAGAGCCTCTGCCTGTCCCTGGAGTGACTGTGCAACTGCAATGCCAAAACTTTATCCCTTTCAGAATCACCCTGAATAGCACTGCCTGCCACCCCAGTTCCCCTTGGGCAGGAGTAGCTTTACCAGGCCCCGGAATGGGTGGCAGAGCCCTCATCAGccaggcagagagcagcagggcaggacaTCAGCACCTATGAGCAGGAGTGCCAGGGGATGGGATAGACCCTTCTGCACCCCCTTTGCTGCAGCAGCCGGGAGCCCAGCTCACCCAGCCGGGCGTAGATGTGGCTGAGGATGCGAGCAGGCTGCACTCTGATGGGATAGACATCTGCCACAGTCTCCACGTCGATGTCCTCCTTCCTCAGGGCTGCCTTGATCCCCTCCGTCTCTGCCAGGATGcacactgcagaggaaggacaggctCAGTGCGGCAGGGGCACGGGGGCGTGACAGGACTGCGCCTGGCCTTTGGGGACACATACAAGGTGCCACGACACGTAGAGGCAGCTGTCTGGGGTCCCTCTGTGAACAAGTTCCCACTGCAGAGGTCTGCCTTGCTCCTCCTAACACTCTCTACACCCAAGCCTTCCCTGCTGAGTGGCAGGAGGACAAGATAGTTTTCAACCTCTGCAGAGGAGTCTGTAGCAGGTGATATTTCCCTGGGGCAATGCAGGTGGAGTAGAAGGACTTGCAGCCCATCTTATACCCACTTTGCCCAGGCTGAGATATGGCTGCACCAGCAGCCACCCAGCAAGCAGTGCCACCCGCGTGAATTCTGCATGGGCAAAGTCCCCACGCCTGCCAGGCACAGGGGTGGGACCAGTCTCTTTCCCTCACCTTGGACCACCACATCGGGCTTGGGGACAGTCGCAAACCGGCGGTTGAGGGGATCTATTTCACCGGGAGCTAGAAACCCCTGAGGAGAAAGAGGTATGAGGAAATGAACATTTAACGGGCAGGGCAGAATGGGTGATGCCTATTGACAACCCACCTTTAAGAAGTCCTGGGGGATAGAGGTGACAACTTCCCCATGGTAGCTGGCTCAGGGTGGCAGCATTTGCCCTTTCAGAGCTCAGAGCCTGGTCCCACAGCCCTCCCCAGCACGGTGGGTGACCATACCTCGGCCATCAGGCAGCCCAGGATGTAGAGGGACTGCCCCCACATGAGCGGCAGCTTGCCCATGGGTATCCTGTCCACAGTGTGGGGGTTCCTGTACTCCTCATCCACCTGGAAGACAAGCCAGGAGGTCAGGTAGGGATCCCCAGACATGGGATGCTGAAGGAAGCATCATCATTGCATTTTGAAGTCCAGCAGtttaaggcttaaaaaaaaaacctacgaAAGCATTTGCCACAGAGGGTCCAAAACATCCTGGCTACATTCCTCCCCTCTTCTCATGATTGCCCCAGGCATCAGACAACAGATCAGCTGCTCAGACCGTGTTTGGGTTCCCAACACAGGCCATCCCACAGGAATGACTGACATGCCCCAGGAGCACCAGGGCAACACTCTCGGATGCTGGTGAAGAGAGCATCTCTCCTGTACCACCTGGGCACCAGGAGGCTGTTGCTCTCAGCTCAGGCCCACACAAACACCCTCGCCACTGAATGGGAGCTCAGCACAACCTCCTCCGCCCAGGTCTGTGTGTCCTGAGCTCTCAGAGGACTCAGACTCCAGGCTAGCAGCCTGTCAGCAAAGCACCCTTGTGTATGGGGCAAGAAAcgcttggggggaaaaaaagcagtttatttaTCCAACATGGTTTTATAACAGCTCCAAGCCACACTTTTTTTTACATGGGGTTTCCATGCACTACATGTGCTGCTTTACTAACAGTTTGGGTTAATAAGCAGTTAAAACCTAATTGTCTGGTAATGAGACATTCCTGCTCCCACTGTAGCTCAGGACTGCTCACCTTATCCGGTGGGACGCTGTACAGCTCTGGCACCAGGCGCAACCCATTCTTCCCCTTGATGAGAACCCCCTCAAGGGCTTCCCGGTACTCCTGCACCTGAGAAGAGAGGACAGGGGATCTGCCCCTGGCCATGGCTCCCTGCATCCTTCCCCCACACGTGTTCCTTGCTAAGGACTTCCTTCTAGCCCAGCAGGTCCTGCCTCCCTTACCTGCTCCATGTTTCCGCTGAAAATCCCATCAATGATCAAGTATGCCCAGAAGAGAGGCCACTCACACTCGATGTTCTCAAACAGCTTCAGCTCAGCAGGTTCATAGTAGAGGCGGTTAGGGTCCTGCAGGGAGGGCATGACAGCAAGGCAGGTGGTGGGTGGCAGGGTCCCCTCAAACTGACAGGGGTCCTACTCCCCCCGAGACCCCAGCTTCAAATGCCCTCCCAGTTCTCCTCTGCAGATGATGACCGAGACAGAGCTGAAAAGCAGTTTCTTCTCCAAGATGTGTCCTTCCCATCAGACAACCTCTCCCAAGCCCCTTGCACTGATGCCAAAGGGACTGAAGCCTTCCTGGGCAAAGGGAGCCTACCCAGTCCCCAGGAGAGCACCCCAGAGCCTTGTACAACAGCATAACAGCCCCCTTGCTGCTCCCAAACTCCCATTTGACTCCAGCCAGCTGCAGTGCCACTGCAGGCAACGCTGCCCTTCCCATGCCTCGCAGCTCCCCAGAAGTAATCTGTGGCTTTGCACATTGGCAAAGCTCATGAGCACTGGGAAAGTTAgactggagatgctgctgctcttctctggcTCTGGAGAGATGCAGCCACACATGCTGCCTATTACAGCCAGGTCTGAAGAGGCACAGCAGAGGAGGAGCATTTAGAGGCACTCTGCCCAAAGGAGCCCCACCAGCTGGTGATGATTGAAGAGCCTCCAAGTACCATTTCCTGGTTCTGTGGTTATCAAATGTGACTGTTGCTTATAaaattttcctggttttcctccccagagcagcagaagaaagtCTCTACTCGCTCCGCTGAGAGCCAAGTGTGGCAGCACACAAGCTGCCTGCTGTCCCggcagaggcagaagcagcttTGTGACCTCCAGTGCTATCGCAGAGCTGAGGCCATCAGGGAGGAGCACTGCATGGTCGTCTCCACAGGCCTCTGGCCCTCACTCAGGGCTtgtgcagccctgggacagctGGGGAAAGAGCCCACCTTGGCAGGACTCCCACACAGGGCATTGGTCCCGTCTTTCCCCAGCCTAAGAGATACACACCACCACCAGGTCCCAAGATGCAAGCAGAGCCAGCTTCTGTCCATCTGCTATGGGCATGGGTGGGATGTACCACCTCTGCAACAGGCTGTGGCATTTTGGGAAGCCTTGCCCAGACCCATAACACTGCCTGGGGCTACTCAGGGCTCTCATCTTCCCAGTGCTCCTCACCACAGCCTTTGTGCTGCAGCCAGGGGGGCTGCAAACACAGCCCAAGGTAGCTGCTGCTTGGCAGTCAAGTTCTGGCAGGTGGCAGGGCCGGGGACACTTACTTCTTTGGGGGTTCTGTATCCATCCCGGAGGAAGCGGCAGCAGCCGTAGCGCCCCTGGAAGGCAGGGAAAGAGGTGCTGAGTAGGGGGCACAGCATGAAATGCCTTCAACCTTCAATGCAGAAGCATGGCAGGGGGTTTCTTCCAGCCAAATACCCTCTCACTCACTCACCTAGTGCTCAGGCACCATGATCACAGCCTAGGGCCACAGTACACAGGACTGTTTCTTTGCACACCTCTGCCACAGGTCACAGAGACTGGGAGAAGGCATGCCCCAGTACCCCCTCCCAAAGCACATTTTTGGAGAGAAAAGGGCTACAACACTTTGGACTGCAGCTGTCTCCTGAGAAGGGCAAGACAAGGGCAGAGCCGCTTACCTGCAGCTTTGTGATGATCTCTTGCTTGGTGATTTCCACCAGCTCGCTGTCCTCCACAGCGAATGCTGGGTAGGAAATGACAGAGAGCACACTGGCGTCCACCTCCTTGGATGTGGAGGCCCTGGGCAGCATCGAGTGGAGGATGGACTAGGCgaaggggaaggaggggtggtTAGGTTGCCAGGCCGGGCATTGCTCACACCGCAACCCAGCAGGTCACAGTTCACCCTGCCGTGGTGTAACACCCGTGTGGGTCTCACCTGGCAGTGCTGCACCTCGTCCGACAGCACCCGTATCACCGACTGCGGGCCTCCCTTTGCTCCAAAGAGATCCAGCTCATCCAGTGCCTCCAGGGCAGCCTGCAAGCAGGGCAAGACCCAAAGCAGCAAGTCCTCCACCACGCTGCTCATCTGTAAGAGCTCTTACCCTATGCCAGCCCCTCTGTGTAACACACTGCCCAAATTTAAACAAACTTAAACCCTTCTGTGGCTGCAGAGCACCCCTGGGCAGAACATGACCACATCTCCAAAGCCAAAGGTAGCCAGACATCAGCAGGGCCCTGGACATTTCTGCCACACACTCCAATTAATTTCTCACTCCCAGTTCAGACAAAACTCAGGCAAGAGGGGCACAGTTTTATCCCAGCACACGGGGAGAAGGGTCTTCCTCCCCAGGAACCTATCACTGCATGGGCCATGGGGCATTGAGCCTCAACAGTTCAAGATGCCCAGCCTTCCCTGTAAAAAAGCAGCACGGGGCCACTGGTGCTCCCCGGCACCCACCCAGCACCTCTCCCCGGCTCACCTTGGCCATGCCGACGGAGCTAGCATTCAACTCGGTGATGCCCTGGTTCGTCTTGTCCCCGCGCTCCCATATCCCAAAGTCctgcacagaggcagcagcacatTGGAGCAGGCAGCATTTCACTGCACACCCAGAAAGCCTTCAAATCCCACCCATTGGTGGTGCTCCCAGCAGGCTCTGTGGGACTCTGCCCGCTGCAGCTCAGGAGGGACCCACAGCTGCCCCCATACACCATCCCACCACCTGCACCCCCAGGAcacgctccccttccccagcacggGCTACCCACCGCAGTTTTGTAGGCTGCTTCAATGTAGAACACAAGATTCTGGATAAAGTTGACTTCATCCAGGCTGTGAATTATGTGGAGGCCTGAAACAGGGGCAGGAATTCACATTAATCACTCCAAGCCCACAGGCTGCAGTCACCCAGGCCAGACCCCTCCTCCTCAGTGCACGTCTGCCCCACAGGAGCCACGTCCTGGCTGGCTCCCATCCCCACTCCCACCCCACTATGGCAGCTCTGGGTCTTCAGGCAAACAGGGGCTCTTAGAGAGACAACACTGAGGGGCCCAAATCCACCTCAGGTGCTGTGAGAGTGAGAAAACAGTGAGGTCGGGGAGGCCATTGCAGCAGCTTGGCACTCAGGAAGCTGTACCCAAACTGAGAACATGGAGAGCCCTGGAGATCAGCATGCTCAAAGCTGCAATAGCATCTCCCAACAGCATCACCTGAGGCCGTCATTTGTGCCAGCATGAGCAGGTAGAGCGAGGTGGCATCCATCTGTAGGTGACCCCACTCGTGGTCCCCCACCACGGTGGCACAGGTGTGGGTGTTGTACTTAGCATGCAGGCAGTCCCTGGTGCTCTGGCTGTACTTGAACGCCTCCACCTTGTCCACCTTGAGAAGGGCAAGGAGATGCAGAGGTTCATCAAACTCTCTCTCCAGAGAGGTCTGGCAggcccagagccaagggctgccCCATGCTGTCAGGCCAGCATGTGGAGCTGTGCCCGGCAGGGCAGAAATCCTACAGCCCCTGGTCCAAGCCCTTCCACGCACCAAGGCAGTGAGTGCAGGCTCACATGCCACCCCACTGCGGGGCTGCAGCCACGGAGGGCCCACAGCCACAGTTGCACCATGTGGAGAGAAAAGGGTCCCCCCAAATGCCCTCAGGGAGAAGAGCTGTGGAGTCCCAGTGCCAGCCAGGCCACAAGACAGGGAGCAGCTGGCAAAGGCTCCACTGGCCACCAGCCCACAGCACTGGGACTTCCATCACACCGGGGACAGATGCCAAGTCAGAGCTTATTTCAAGACTTGCTGGAAGGGGACCTTCCCTCTGCTTGTCAGGGAAGGCTGGCAAgacccagcacagctgggactgACAGTCTTTGTGGCAGAGCTAGGCTTTGAGGAGACCACCCGACTCTCGGAGGTGCTCCCCAGCCCCTACCTGTCTCATCATGCACTGGAGCAGCCCCCGCATCAGCTTCACCACGCTCTGCAGGAACAAGGAAAACAGCCTCGTTAATCCCCATGCAGCCAGGAGAAACCCTGACTCAGGATCAGCTGGCTGCTGACCTTTGCAGGGCTCCAGTGTCTGTAACCAGAGCCCCTGGTCACATTTCCATGCCCCCTTCTCCCTAGGcaacagcagaaggaagcaagGTTTCTTGGCCTGCCAGCAAGGCcaagctgctctgctgtgctgtgcagggggagggagggcacGGCTGCAGGAcgcagctccccagcccctgggagaAGGGCTGCGTCTCCAGATCACTCCGGAGCCAGAGAGCTGGACCCTCCGGCTGGGCTCCAGTGTGCTCTGGGAGGAGCGGGCTCTGACATCCCTTCCTACTGCCCCCCACGCCCAGGGACAGCCCTGTCCCCATTCTCACTGCACAGCCTCCGGTGGCCTTTTGGCCCCAGAGCTGGGCCGTGCCAAAAGCAAACCAGCCAGGAGGTGACGGCCAGCTCCCGGGTACCACTGGCCAGGCCCCCCTGCCGCCGGCTCCCTCCTACCTGCTCCAGCTCGTAGGCCTTGGCCTTGTCCTCGTCGCGGTCGGCATTCTTGCGGTAGGCCAAGCCCAGCCCCCAGACGGCCAGGATGCCGTAGACGTTGTCCCGGACCCAGGCATCCCGGTGGTCGGCGCTGGCGGGGAGCAGGCCCGTCACCGCGTCCTGCGGAGGGGGGATACACCGAGGGGCCGCGGCCCCCTTTCCCAGTTAACTCCGCCTGGCCCGGCCCGCAGGGTCCGGCGACGGCTCCCCAGGCCCAGGGGCCGGCGGGACGCACCGGGATCCCGCGGCGAGGCGGATTCCGGTCCCTCCCTCTCCCCGCCACTCCGGCAGGCCCCGCACCTGGTGCCGGAGGATGGTCTGCTGCACCAGACGCCCGTAGCCGTCCAGCCGCACGCCCGAGTTGCTCCGGCTGCGCATTGCGGCGGGCACCGGCAATGAGCGgagcggctcggctcggctcggctcggctcgccccgccccgccccgccccgggtcCCGGCAGCGCCCtcgtcccgccccgccccgccccgccccgccccgcggcgccgCCCGCTCCCTGCCGCCTGCAGCGCTGCCCCGAGCACCGCGGCGGCTCCGGATCAGCATCCACGCCGCGGTGCCCCGCGCTctctggcggcggcggcggcggcggcagtcCCGCCGCGCCGGGCGCTCAACACCGAGCGGGCAGGACGCACCGCCATGGCGGCCCCGTGAGGGGTCGGGGGTGAGGACGACGGGccgcgccccctgccggccggaGGCCGCGCAGAGCTGCGGGCGGACACAGGATCACGTGCGCGGGTGTACATGGGGACACGGGTACCGGCGTGCACCGATGGACAGACACACGGGCACACGGAGACGGGTACCGGCGTGCACCCATGGACAGACACACGGGCACACGGACACGGGTATTGGCATGCACCTAGGTACAGACACACGGACACGGGTAGCGGCATGCACCCatggacagacacacagacacacagacacggGTACCAGCGTGCACCGATGGACCCACACACGGACACACGGACACGGGTACCGGCGTGCACCCATGgacagacacacggacacacgGACACGGGTACCAGCGTGCACCAATGgacagacacacggacacacgGACACAGGTACCGGCGTGCACCTAGGGACAGACACACGGGCACACGGACACGGGTACCGGCGTGCACCCATGGACAGACACACGGGCACACGGACACAGGTACCGGCGTGCACCTAGGGGcagacacacggacacacagaCATGGGTATCAGCATGCACCCATGGACAGACACATGGACACACGGACACACGGACACGGGTACTGGCTTGCACCTAGGgacagacacacggacacacagaCATGGGTATCAGCATGCACCCATGGACAGACACatggacacacagacacacggaCACGGGTACTGGCTTGCACCTATGgacagacacacggacacacagaCACGGGTATTGGCATGCACCTAGGTacagacacacggacacacgGACACGGGTAGCGGCATGCACCCatggacagacacacagacacacggaCACGGGTACCAGCATGCACCGATGgacagacacacggacacacggacacacggACACGGGTACCGGCGTGCACCCATGgacagacacacggacacacgGACACGGGTACCAGCGTGCACCGATGgacagacacacggacacacgGACATGGGTACCGGCGTGCACCTAGGgacagacacacggacacacagaCATGGGTATCGGCATGCACCTATGTACAGACACATGGACACACAGACACGGGTACTGGCGTGCAACCATGGACAGACACATGGACACACGGACATGGGTACCGGCATGCACCCatggacagacacacagacacatggaCACACGGACATAGGTACCGGCATGCACCCATGGACAGACACATGGACACACGGACACGGGTACCAGCATGCACCTatggacagacacacagacacaggtaCTGGCTTGCACCTATGgacagacacacaaacacacggacacacagacacaggtACTGGCATGCACCCATGGACAGACACATGGACACAGGGACACATGGAGACAGGTACCAGCGTGCACCTatggacagacacacagacacggGTACTGGCGTGCAACCATGGACAGACACGGACACAGGTACCAGCATGCACCCATGTacagacacacggacacacagacacaggtACTGGCTTGCACCTATGGACAGACACACGGACACATGGACACAGAGACATGGGTACTGGCGTGCACCTAGGgacagacacacggacacacggacacacagacacaggtACCAGCATGCACCCATTGACAGACACACGGACACATGGACACACTGACACAGATACTGGCTTGCACCTATGGATAGACACACGGACACATGGACACACAGACACGGGTACCGGCATGGACCCATGgacagacacacggacacacagacacaggtACTGGCTTGCACCTatggacagacacacagacacatggaCACATGGACACAGATACTGGCGTGCACCTTTGGACAGACACATGGACACATGGACACAGGTACTGGCGTGCACATATCGACAGACACATGGACACATGGACAGAGGTACTGGCATGCAACTATGGACGGACAGGTGAACACATGGACACAGGTACCAGCATGCACCTATGGACAGACACATGGACACACAGACATGGGTACTGGTGTGCACCTATGGACAGACATACGGACACACGGACAGAGGTACTGATGTGCTCCTTATGGacggacacacagacacaggtACCAGCATGCACCTTTGGATGGACACACGGACACATGGACAGATGTACTGGTGTGGGATTGTACAGACAGATACATGGACACGTGTGCCAGTGTGGGTGCctggacagacacacagacatgcaTATGGCCATAGACATGGACACGTGCGTAGCTGTGGACATATGCAGACAGAGGCATGGACATACACACACTTGCACACGTACAGGTATgcctgcatgcacacatgcacacacctaTCTGCGCGTGCACTGCACTCACATCCACGTATgcgcgcacacacatacacatacagagaCAGGAatacatgcatatgcacacatagGTACATCCACATGTGTACACACATTATACATACccacatataaacacacacacacatctatacaTGCATAGATGTACATACACACAAGCACAAACATATACTTCCCCATGCACATACATAATCATACACACACACGGGCACAGGCGCATATATATATACCTACATGCGGAGGCACAGGTAGACacgtgtgcatgcacacaaacactcACACGCACGCAGGTGTACCAGCAGCATGCAGGTGCGGTGGGCTcctggggaccccagcaccccTCGCCCCAGGGACCTGTGTGGGCAGGTGGGGGCCATTGGTGAGAGGCAGGAGCCTACAGATGCCATGTGCCACCCCGGGGCGCACGTGGCCCCGGCGCCTGTGCAACCTGTCTTCACACAGGCGGTCAGGGGAAGGAAGCTGCTGGACGCAAGCAAGGGGGCAGCAAGTTTATTGCCTGCACAGAGCATCTGGGGCAGCTGAGCCACAGCGTTGCCCCCGGGGAGCTCGGGGGCACAgtccttccccagcccagctccgcGGGGCATGCGGCTGCCAAGCAGTCCTGCCTTAGCAGTGAGCACATGGCGCACCCTGGTCTCCGGTGGTCCCAGTGCAGGGTGGACTTTCCTGGGGTTGCCGGTGGCTGTCAGCACTCATACTGTGGTGGGGCACAGCGCCCGGCCCTGTGGGGCAGAGCAGCCATGAATGCTGTGCCAGAGTCCCATCGCTGGGGTGGGAgcacccggggtggggggcaaagCTGGGCTTTTCTGGGGCTTGGTCACGGGGGGGTGCCCAGGCTGGGGGCACTGAGACTGGGGGACACTAGGACTGAGGTGCACGGGAGGTCCCTGGGCTGAGGGCAGCGGGGAGTGGCgtaggggtgggggggggtcccagagtGGAGAACTCCCAAAGCTGAGGACGCTGGTGGCGTTGGGGTACTTGTGGGGCCCCACAGCAGGGGGCATGGGGGTACatgggggggtcccagggctggAGACAGTGTGGGGATGGAGATACATGCAGTGTCCCAGGGACACAGGCTAGGCTGGGCAGGGGGTGATGCAGGGGATGGGCAGGGGTCCCTGCTCACCTGCAGGCCCTGGTGACGCACTCGAGGCTGTGCCGGCAGTGGGCGCCCAGGGGTCTACTGCCCACCATCCTCCAGAACGGCGTCATGCGGGGCAGGCGGGGGGCCGCGTGCCCCCGTGACCCCCAGGGCTCCTGCAGCACCCAGAGGGGtggatggggcaggggggcaggtgcccagccccccggcccccagcGCCCGCCCCCTGTGCCCGGACCCacctggagggagctggggagaagcaagaggagggagaggagcagcacCAGGCCGGTGGCAGTGCTCAGGGGGGCATGGGGGGCCCCGCTGGCCCTGCCACCTCGGCCGGTGCCCGGTGCGActggggctgaggctgaggctgaggctgCCATGGTGCCGTCGACTCTGCCGTCTGGTGCCTCCACTGGGCACTGCTCCTCCCCGGTCATGGCCCTGCACAAATATTTGAGTGGCCCCAGGTGGCGGGACAGCCCCTTGTCACCCCctgcgcccccctcccccccccagctggggGCTGCCAGCGCCTCTGTGGAGCATCCATGGGGCACCCACGAGGTACCTGGTGCCTGGGCATCACTGTCTGCCTCCAGCTACAGCCCCCAGCAGGGTGCCCGGGGGGCAGCTGCGCTCCGCAGCTGAGTGAACTCCACACCCGGTGCCCCAGTGCCATGCCTGGCCCAGATTTGCCCCAACACTGCTAGGGCATGTGGGGCAGGtcaccccctccctgcccggtGTCACCCCAGAGGATGGCGTGTGCGAGGTGGCAGTGCCCACTTGGGATGGGCAGCAGGAGGGGTAGTGAATGGGGACCCGGTAGAGACAGAGCAAAGCCCCAGTGGAGGGtttggggcaggagaaggggctgggggtggtgCAGGAAGGGGCAGGGATGTGCTGGCTGGcctgggggagagcagggggcCAGTGCAGCCCCCAGCGTGGCCAGCAGCCCCGCAGGCAAGACCCCTGCCAGAGCACAGGGTGGGGGCATGTCCCCAAAGCCAGGGCTCCTGGTGCTCCCCGCAGGGCTGGTGCCAATGGGGTGCCAGGCTGTGCCCGAGGGGCTCACATGGCTGTGGGACCTGCAGGAAAAGTCGCCCCCTGAGGTGCACCATGGCACTGGGCTGGGGGCCCTGCACCCTccacccagctctgccctggcagccccGGCACTGACACAGGCACAGTGCCAGGGtcagctg
This region of Harpia harpyja isolate bHarHar1 chromosome 18, bHarHar1 primary haplotype, whole genome shotgun sequence genomic DNA includes:
- the PHKA1 gene encoding phosphorylase b kinase regulatory subunit alpha, skeletal muscle isoform isoform X7, whose translation is MRSRSNSGVRLDGYGRLVQQTILRHQDAVTGLLPASADHRDAWVRDNVYGILAVWGLGLAYRKNADRDEDKAKAYELEQSVVKLMRGLLQCMMRQVDKVEAFKYSQSTRDCLHAKYNTHTCATVVGDHEWGHLQMDATSLYLLMLAQMTASGLHIIHSLDEVNFIQNLVFYIEAAYKTADFGIWERGDKTNQGITELNASSVGMAKAALEALDELDLFGAKGGPQSVIRVLSDEVQHCQSILHSMLPRASTSKEVDASVLSVISYPAFAVEDSELVEITKQEIITKLQGRYGCCRFLRDGYRTPKEDPNRLYYEPAELKLFENIECEWPLFWAYLIIDGIFSGNMEQVQEYREALEGVLIKGKNGLRLVPELYSVPPDKVDEEYRNPHTVDRIPMGKLPLMWGQSLYILGCLMAEGFLAPGEIDPLNRRFATVPKPDVVVQVCILAETEGIKAALRKEDIDVETVADVYPIRVQPARILSHIYARLGRNKQMCLTGRPYRHMGVLGTSKLYNIRKNIFTFTPQFIDQQQFYLALDNKMIVEMLRTDLSYLCSRWRMTGRPTITFPISHTMLDETGSSVHPTVLAMLRKLQDGYFGGARIQTGKLSEFLTTSCRTHLSFMDPGPEGKVFAKSYELSIDSFEELDAEEWLHGLQIAEDADTYDEVAQYLDHLLQRTVPQSNLPPTAQRGGLSRFRAAVHTTRDLMSLASKAKDLHVQNVGMYVPSKIFQASQQSVKLLSSPHQHDVDGKSHALHAEMNLPRDEDGNVDCKALVDQLRICPTLQEQADILYMLHILKGPEWHTGLDSEPGPTVKELLTELYVRVGDTRQWALIRYISGILKKKVEALDEACTDLLSHQKHLTVGLPPEPREKTISAPIPYEELVCLIDEASEKNLSVSILTQEIMVYLAMCMRTQPTLFAEMFRIRIGLIIQVMATELAHSLRCSAGEATENLMNLSPSDMKNLLYHILSGKEFGVERSVRSVDSSVTTISICEVGAVGATKPERAGIVRLKSEIKQPLSLQSGDTDLKSSLSLWSLFCLPSPLGTQSCWARAPFQECWKTRAVRTADRASGSGDGGWMGPSTVSLWASTRMSGRSYRSAMASLWRALFSPLQQPER